In Marinobacter sp. es.048, the following proteins share a genomic window:
- the glnK gene encoding P-II family nitrogen regulator → MKLVTAIIKPFKLDDVREALSEIGVQGVTVTEVKGFGRQKGHTELYRGAEYVVDFLPKVKVEVAIGDNLLDQVIESITKAANTGKIGDGKIFVTELAQAIRIRTGETGEEAV, encoded by the coding sequence ATGAAACTTGTGACAGCGATCATCAAGCCTTTCAAATTGGATGATGTCCGTGAGGCACTATCCGAGATTGGCGTACAAGGCGTAACCGTCACTGAAGTCAAAGGCTTCGGTCGGCAAAAAGGCCACACAGAACTCTATCGTGGCGCGGAATACGTGGTGGATTTCCTGCCCAAGGTGAAGGTGGAAGTTGCTATCGGCGACAACCTTCTGGACCAGGTTATCGAGTCCATCACCAAGGCGGCTAACACCGGCAAGATCGGTGACGGCAAGATCTTCGTGACTGAACTGGCTCAAGCCATCCGGATCCGGACTGGCGAAACCGGCGAAGAAGCGGTCTGA
- a CDS encoding ammonium transporter, protein MESNLNHIFELQYALDTFYFLICGALVMWMAAGFAMLEAGLVRAKNTTEILTKNVALFAVACTMYLIVGYDIMYDGGIFLSGVTTVAEMDDAAIAGVIAASTEAGFGDMGEYSGASDFFFQVVFVATAMSIVSGAVAERMKLWAFLGFAVVMCGFIYPMQGSWTWNGDAVFGMYELSYSDYAGSGIVHMAGAAAALAGVILLGARKGKYGAKGEIRAFPGANLPLATLGTFILWMGWFGFNGGSTLKLGGIGVANEVANVFLNTNAAAAGGLIAALIVARLMFGKADLTMALNGALAGLVAITAEPADPSPLLAVIIGAIGGTLVVFSIVTMDKLRIDDPVGAISVHGVVGIWGIFAVLLSDADATFMGQLVGMLTIFIWVFVTSLIVWGILKAVMGIRVSEEDEYEGVDLSECGMEAYPEFVSGKQ, encoded by the coding sequence ATGGAAAGCAATCTTAATCACATTTTTGAACTCCAGTATGCGCTGGATACCTTTTACTTCCTGATTTGCGGTGCCCTGGTCATGTGGATGGCCGCTGGCTTTGCCATGCTGGAAGCCGGCCTGGTGCGTGCCAAGAACACCACCGAGATCCTGACCAAGAACGTGGCCCTGTTTGCGGTCGCCTGTACCATGTACCTGATTGTCGGCTACGACATCATGTACGACGGCGGTATCTTCCTGAGCGGTGTAACGACTGTTGCCGAGATGGACGACGCAGCGATTGCGGGCGTTATTGCAGCCTCCACTGAAGCCGGCTTCGGCGACATGGGCGAATACAGCGGCGCTTCTGACTTCTTCTTCCAGGTTGTCTTCGTTGCAACTGCCATGTCCATCGTCTCCGGTGCTGTGGCTGAGCGTATGAAGCTCTGGGCCTTCCTGGGCTTCGCCGTTGTTATGTGTGGTTTCATCTACCCGATGCAGGGTTCCTGGACCTGGAACGGCGACGCGGTATTCGGCATGTACGAGCTGAGCTACAGCGACTACGCCGGTTCCGGTATTGTTCACATGGCCGGTGCAGCAGCAGCCCTGGCAGGTGTGATCCTGCTCGGTGCCCGTAAAGGTAAATACGGCGCCAAAGGTGAAATCCGCGCGTTCCCGGGCGCCAACCTGCCCCTGGCAACTCTTGGTACCTTCATCCTGTGGATGGGCTGGTTCGGCTTCAACGGTGGCTCTACCCTGAAGCTGGGTGGTATCGGTGTCGCCAACGAAGTTGCCAACGTGTTCCTGAACACCAACGCAGCCGCAGCTGGTGGCCTGATTGCTGCCCTGATCGTGGCGCGCCTGATGTTCGGCAAGGCCGACCTGACCATGGCCCTGAACGGTGCCCTGGCCGGCCTGGTTGCGATCACGGCTGAGCCGGCGGATCCTTCACCTCTGCTGGCCGTCATCATTGGCGCTATCGGTGGCACCCTGGTGGTCTTCTCCATCGTTACCATGGACAAGCTGCGCATTGACGATCCGGTCGGTGCCATCTCTGTACACGGTGTTGTGGGCATCTGGGGTATCTTCGCGGTCCTCCTGTCCGACGCAGACGCCACCTTTATGGGTCAGCTGGTCGGCATGCTCACCATCTTCATCTGGGTGTTCGTAACCAGCCTCATCGTCTGGGGTATTCTGAAAGCCGTCATGGGTATCAGGGTCTCGGAAGAAGACGAGTACGAAGGTGTGGATCTGTCCGAGTGTGGTATGGAAGCCTATCCGGAGTTCGTCAGCGGCAAGCAGTAA
- the speE gene encoding polyamine aminopropyltransferase codes for MTALNDGWFTEVFQDQGTAFSLQVKKKLHEEQTPFQKLEIYQTETFGNLMVLDGCVMLTTRDNFLYHEMMTHPALFTHRDPKKVVIIGGGDCGTLKEVLKHPGVEEAWQVEIDERVTRMSEKYFPELCEANSDPRANFFFGDGIQWMRDIEPNSVDLIIIDSTDPVGPAEGLFALDFYRDAMLALREGGIIVQQSESPLLHTESIIKGIHEDMRKAGFEHVQTLPFPQPVYPTGWWSCTMASKENPIKYFREEDANNRPFVTRYYNAGVHRGALAMPQFMVDALEDEVRPEEG; via the coding sequence ATGACAGCACTCAATGACGGCTGGTTTACCGAGGTATTCCAGGATCAGGGGACCGCGTTCTCCCTGCAGGTGAAAAAGAAGCTCCACGAGGAGCAGACACCGTTCCAGAAACTGGAAATTTACCAGACCGAGACCTTTGGCAACCTGATGGTTCTGGATGGCTGCGTGATGCTGACCACCCGCGACAACTTCCTGTACCACGAGATGATGACTCATCCGGCTCTGTTTACTCACCGGGACCCCAAAAAGGTGGTGATTATTGGCGGCGGTGACTGTGGCACCTTGAAAGAGGTACTTAAACACCCTGGCGTTGAGGAAGCCTGGCAGGTGGAAATCGACGAGCGGGTAACCCGAATGTCAGAAAAGTATTTCCCGGAGCTGTGCGAGGCCAACAGTGACCCACGCGCCAACTTCTTCTTCGGGGACGGCATTCAGTGGATGCGGGACATTGAGCCAAACAGTGTCGACCTCATCATCATCGACAGCACAGACCCGGTTGGCCCGGCCGAAGGCCTGTTTGCCCTGGATTTTTACCGGGATGCCATGCTGGCGTTGCGCGAGGGTGGCATTATTGTCCAGCAGAGTGAATCGCCGCTGCTGCACACCGAGAGCATCATCAAGGGTATTCACGAGGACATGCGCAAGGCCGGGTTCGAGCATGTGCAAACCCTGCCATTCCCGCAGCCGGTTTATCCGACGGGCTGGTGGAGTTGCACCATGGCGAGCAAGGAGAATCCGATCAAGTACTTCCGAGAGGAAGATGCCAACAATCGCCCGTTCGTAACCCGCTACTACAATGCCGGTGTGCATCGTGGTGCGCTGGCGATGCCGCAGTTCATGGTTGATGCCCTTGAGGACGAGGTTCGTCCGGAAGAAGGTTAG
- the speA gene encoding biosynthetic arginine decarboxylase translates to MSEASATPAHKVYNIAHWSDGYIGVNDQGQVLIRPDRGHSPARINLPELSRTLTESGVQLPVLVRFVDILHDRVNKLCNAFNKVAEEHAYQGRYTAVYPIKVNQQRRVVEELLAAEPAASKGQIGLEAGSKPELMAVLAMSQQPGSVIVCNGYKDREYIRLALIGQTLGHQVFIVVEKKSELPLILEEAKSLGVSPLIGVRARLATIGKGNWQNTGGEKSKFGLSASQVLDVVDTLREAGALDTLQLLHFHLGSQIANIRDIQTGLRECARFYSELRQMGAPVGTVDIGGGLGVDYEGTRSRSSCSMNYSVYEYAYNVVHVLQAECDRHGIPHPDLISESGRALTAHHSVLVTNVIDREAPENRSPEQPEDTASAPLHDLWRDLESLQDTNTPRSLAEIYHDVLHAMADVHAQFAHGVLSLQERADAETLYTRCCRLLRDQLDSSNRAHREIIDELNEKLAEKLFVNFSLFQSLPDVWGIDQIFPVMPINGLDRPLNRRAVIQDITCDSDGRIDRYVDGQGTETTLPLPEEKTGEPLLMGFFMTGAYQEILGDMHNLFGDTHSVDVRLTPEGGYDISAPTTGDTVAKVLRYVNFEPEALMEAYRRKFTASALAPEAQSALLAELAAGLDGYTYLEE, encoded by the coding sequence ATGAGCGAAGCCAGCGCCACCCCGGCCCACAAGGTATACAACATTGCCCACTGGAGCGATGGCTACATCGGTGTCAATGACCAGGGCCAGGTACTGATCCGTCCGGATCGCGGCCACAGCCCGGCACGAATCAACCTGCCGGAACTGAGCCGAACGCTAACCGAATCTGGAGTTCAGCTACCGGTACTGGTGCGCTTCGTTGACATCCTGCACGACCGCGTCAACAAACTCTGCAATGCCTTCAACAAGGTTGCAGAGGAGCACGCCTACCAGGGCCGTTACACGGCGGTCTACCCGATCAAGGTCAACCAGCAGCGCCGCGTGGTCGAGGAGCTGTTGGCCGCCGAGCCGGCCGCCTCGAAAGGGCAGATCGGCCTTGAGGCGGGGAGCAAGCCGGAACTGATGGCGGTGCTGGCAATGTCGCAGCAGCCGGGATCGGTGATCGTCTGCAACGGCTATAAAGATCGGGAATACATCCGCCTGGCCCTGATTGGCCAGACCCTGGGCCACCAGGTGTTCATCGTGGTCGAGAAAAAGTCGGAACTGCCACTTATCCTCGAGGAGGCCAAAAGCCTGGGCGTATCACCGCTGATCGGGGTGCGTGCGCGGCTGGCCACCATCGGCAAAGGCAACTGGCAGAACACGGGCGGTGAAAAATCCAAATTCGGCCTGTCCGCCAGCCAGGTTCTGGATGTCGTCGATACTCTGCGCGAGGCAGGCGCTCTGGATACCCTACAGCTTCTGCATTTCCACCTGGGCTCCCAGATCGCCAATATCCGTGACATCCAGACCGGACTCAGGGAATGCGCCCGTTTTTACAGCGAATTACGCCAGATGGGCGCCCCGGTCGGCACGGTGGATATCGGTGGTGGGCTGGGCGTGGACTACGAGGGCACTCGCTCACGCAGTAGCTGCTCAATGAACTACAGCGTTTACGAATATGCCTATAATGTCGTGCATGTTTTGCAGGCCGAGTGTGATCGCCACGGTATTCCTCACCCGGACCTGATCAGCGAATCCGGCCGGGCCCTGACTGCGCACCATTCGGTGCTGGTGACCAATGTGATCGACCGCGAAGCGCCGGAAAACCGGTCGCCGGAGCAGCCGGAAGATACGGCATCGGCCCCGTTGCACGATCTCTGGCGCGACCTTGAAAGCCTGCAGGACACAAACACACCCCGCTCACTGGCTGAGATCTACCATGACGTACTCCACGCCATGGCCGATGTTCACGCCCAGTTTGCCCACGGTGTACTGTCTCTGCAGGAACGGGCAGACGCCGAAACGCTGTACACCCGCTGCTGCCGACTGCTTCGGGATCAGCTGGACAGCAGCAACCGGGCGCACCGGGAAATCATCGACGAGCTCAACGAGAAACTGGCCGAGAAGCTGTTCGTGAATTTCTCCCTGTTCCAGTCACTGCCCGATGTCTGGGGCATTGATCAGATCTTCCCGGTTATGCCGATCAATGGCCTGGATCGCCCCCTGAACCGGCGCGCAGTCATCCAGGACATCACCTGCGATTCGGACGGGCGCATCGACCGATATGTGGATGGCCAGGGCACCGAGACCACCCTGCCCCTGCCTGAAGAAAAGACCGGCGAACCACTGCTCATGGGCTTTTTCATGACTGGCGCTTATCAGGAGATTCTGGGCGACATGCACAACCTGTTCGGCGACACCCATTCGGTCGACGTCCGCCTGACGCCGGAAGGCGGCTACGACATAAGCGCCCCCACAACCGGAGACACCGTCGCCAAGGTCTTGCGCTATGTGAATTTTGAACCCGAGGCCTTGATGGAGGCCTATCGACGCAAGTTCACCGCCTCTGCCCTGGCACCAGAGGCCCAGTCAGCGCTGCTGGCGGAGCTGGCCGCCGGCCTGGATGGTTATACCTACCTCGAGGAATAG
- a CDS encoding AraC family transcriptional regulator: protein MNAPGFTGNLPVIRAHYADILCQLAEDRGLQRFRLLSASGIRPSMLGHPDNFITVEQFSALCRETLVQSGDPALGLEFGKRLKFTTHGSLAQAAISCDTLEQALTVLIKYFQIRFAYMSLSFFVEDHEAVIQLDLAHSIEDLYRFNVDVVMASLMDVNLLLLGHRLLDGGRCLLDFPEPDDVLAYRQLFGSQISFDSGVNQLRFKRVFLDSPMSLSNPVTRRIAEAQCQEEMRFIEGSASVSDRVVRLLETRRSQRLPSLEDMAERLKMSARTLRRQLASEGVRFQQLQDSIRHRRALELLRRNELTIDEIADALGYSDPSNFGRAFRKWEGVAPSAWRREHQKY, encoded by the coding sequence ATGAATGCTCCCGGCTTTACCGGAAACCTGCCCGTTATCCGGGCGCACTATGCGGATATCCTCTGCCAGTTGGCGGAGGATCGTGGCCTGCAGCGGTTCCGGCTATTGTCGGCTTCCGGTATCCGTCCATCCATGCTTGGTCATCCGGACAATTTCATTACCGTCGAACAGTTCAGTGCGCTGTGCCGCGAAACTCTTGTCCAGAGTGGTGATCCTGCCCTTGGGCTCGAATTCGGAAAGCGGCTGAAATTCACCACCCATGGTTCTCTGGCCCAGGCTGCCATCAGCTGCGACACACTTGAGCAGGCGCTCACGGTGTTGATCAAATATTTCCAGATCCGTTTTGCCTACATGAGCCTGTCGTTTTTCGTGGAGGATCATGAGGCCGTGATCCAGCTGGATCTGGCGCACAGCATTGAGGACCTGTACCGGTTCAATGTTGATGTGGTGATGGCTTCACTGATGGATGTGAATCTCCTGCTTTTGGGCCATCGGCTGCTGGATGGCGGGCGATGCCTGCTGGATTTTCCGGAGCCTGACGATGTCTTGGCCTATCGACAGCTGTTTGGAAGCCAGATTTCGTTTGACAGCGGTGTGAACCAGCTGCGGTTCAAGCGGGTTTTTCTCGACTCCCCCATGTCATTGTCGAATCCGGTGACCCGCCGCATTGCGGAGGCCCAGTGCCAGGAGGAAATGCGATTCATCGAGGGTTCTGCGTCGGTTTCAGATCGGGTGGTGCGCCTGCTGGAGACCAGGCGAAGTCAGCGGTTACCGTCGCTGGAGGATATGGCGGAACGCCTGAAAATGTCCGCCAGGACGTTACGCAGGCAATTGGCATCCGAAGGGGTGCGATTCCAGCAACTGCAAGATTCCATTCGCCACCGCCGAGCCCTTGAATTGCTGCGCCGCAATGAGCTGACCATTGATGAGATTGCCGACGCTCTGGGCTATAGCGACCCCTCCAACTTTGGCCGGGCTTTCCGAAAATGGGAAGGGGTGGCTCCCAGCGCTTGGCGTCGGGAGCACCAGAAGTACTGA
- a CDS encoding sigma-70 family RNA polymerase sigma factor, which produces MTTLDQKPASSEGRKDPWSQMLQKVGKHQDREAYHALFEHFGPQIKYYAMANGLASHAEELVQEVFVSIWRRSCLYDWRKAAASTWIFTIARNQRIDMLRKMQRTSAEMPIETEDLWQIPGENENEPVTSLHRLMSERRIRESLSHLPEEQITVIAKVYMENKSHQMVADELDIPLGTVKSRVRLALNKLKVILQDQNV; this is translated from the coding sequence GTGACCACACTGGATCAAAAGCCAGCAAGTTCCGAGGGCCGGAAAGACCCCTGGAGCCAGATGCTGCAGAAGGTGGGCAAGCACCAGGATCGTGAAGCGTATCACGCGCTGTTCGAGCATTTTGGCCCGCAAATCAAGTACTACGCCATGGCCAACGGCCTGGCAAGCCACGCGGAAGAGCTCGTGCAGGAAGTTTTCGTGTCGATCTGGAGGCGTTCCTGTCTCTATGACTGGCGCAAGGCAGCCGCATCCACCTGGATTTTTACGATCGCCCGGAACCAGCGCATCGATATGCTGAGAAAGATGCAGCGTACCAGTGCTGAAATGCCGATTGAGACAGAAGATCTTTGGCAGATCCCGGGTGAAAATGAAAACGAACCGGTCACCTCGCTGCACCGTCTGATGTCCGAGAGGCGGATCAGGGAATCCCTGAGTCATCTTCCGGAAGAACAGATCACGGTTATTGCCAAGGTCTACATGGAGAACAAGTCCCACCAGATGGTTGCGGACGAGTTAGACATCCCGCTTGGCACCGTGAAAAGCCGGGTTCGCCTGGCATTGAATAAACTGAAAGTGATTTTGCAGGACCAGAACGTATGA
- a CDS encoding ChrR family anti-sigma-E factor — MTRHHPDSLSLMEYSAGNLSEPHALCIKLHLDKCSHCRSRVDTLDSLGAVMMEQQPKVTVSESMFDSILSRIDSEPSAESAAPAVPRVSALQRLLGEDLNSLPWKRQLGDVSVLDITDRFPGQKEQVVLQKLAAGGKAPAHTHRGEETTIVLQGAFADQKGVFNQWDFVVLNDEDEHKPVAVGCEDCITLSVLSAPVKLTGTFTRMLNPFLR, encoded by the coding sequence ATGACACGGCATCATCCCGACAGTTTGAGCCTGATGGAGTACAGCGCAGGTAACCTGAGCGAGCCCCATGCTCTGTGCATCAAGCTCCACCTGGACAAATGTTCCCACTGCCGTAGCCGTGTGGACACGCTTGATAGTCTTGGTGCTGTGATGATGGAGCAGCAGCCAAAGGTAACTGTTTCTGAAAGCATGTTTGACAGCATCCTTTCAAGAATCGATAGCGAACCATCAGCTGAATCGGCGGCCCCGGCGGTTCCCAGGGTTAGCGCCCTTCAAAGACTGCTGGGCGAGGATTTGAACAGCCTGCCCTGGAAGCGCCAACTGGGTGACGTGAGCGTCCTGGACATTACTGACCGGTTCCCCGGACAGAAAGAGCAGGTTGTGCTGCAGAAGCTGGCCGCAGGCGGTAAGGCACCTGCCCACACTCACCGTGGTGAAGAAACAACGATAGTCCTTCAGGGCGCCTTTGCCGACCAGAAAGGGGTGTTCAATCAATGGGATTTTGTAGTCCTGAACGACGAGGATGAGCACAAGCCTGTGGCGGTTGGTTGTGAAGACTGCATCACGCTATCCGTGCTGAGTGCCCCAGTGAAGCTCACCGGCACCTTTACCCGGATGCTCAACCCGTTTCTTCGATAA
- a CDS encoding SDR family oxidoreductase, producing MKQVVIAGVSGAIGGALASRLLERDSQTRVIGLCRDPENAPDALRSHQRSTMLPWDAESSAAPGAIAEALESLLNREEGIDSFIYAAGLLHGPDMFPEKRLEDLDPQSMARAFAVNATGFGLLAQALLPWLRHREFKRVVAISAKVGSITDNGFGGWYAYRSSKAALNMLVRNMSIELPRRCKPIACVSLHPGTTESALSEPFSQSLAKLKVHTPAETAANLLKVVDGLGQGDNGRFLSWDGSELPW from the coding sequence ATGAAACAAGTGGTGATAGCCGGAGTTTCCGGCGCGATCGGTGGCGCTTTGGCGAGTCGGTTGCTTGAGCGTGATTCGCAAACCAGGGTGATCGGGTTGTGCCGCGACCCGGAGAATGCGCCGGACGCCTTGCGCAGCCATCAGCGCAGCACCATGCTGCCCTGGGATGCGGAAAGCAGTGCCGCGCCCGGTGCGATTGCCGAGGCACTGGAATCGCTGCTAAACAGGGAGGAGGGCATTGATAGCTTTATCTATGCCGCCGGGCTGCTTCATGGGCCGGATATGTTCCCGGAGAAGCGGCTTGAAGACCTCGATCCGCAGAGTATGGCGCGTGCGTTTGCTGTCAATGCAACCGGTTTCGGATTGCTGGCTCAGGCGTTATTACCATGGCTGCGGCATCGGGAGTTCAAGCGGGTAGTGGCCATCTCCGCCAAGGTCGGATCGATCACCGATAACGGATTTGGTGGCTGGTACGCCTATCGCAGCTCGAAGGCGGCTCTGAATATGCTGGTGCGCAATATGTCCATTGAGTTGCCGCGCCGCTGCAAACCGATTGCCTGCGTGTCCCTGCATCCGGGCACGACCGAATCGGCGTTGAGCGAACCATTCAGTCAATCCCTTGCCAAGCTGAAAGTGCATACTCCGGCGGAAACCGCCGCCAATCTTCTGAAAGTGGTCGATGGACTGGGGCAGGGCGACAACGGACGATTCCTCAGCTGGGATGGTTCTGAATTGCCCTGGTAG
- a CDS encoding acyl-CoA dehydrogenase C-terminal domain-containing protein has translation MQYQAPANDLRFLLFDVLGADRLHELEKYADATPDLISAVIDEAGKLAAEVIQPTNQAGDREGCTYDPETRSVKTPDCFKDAYKKFVEGGWTALDAPLEYGGQGLPHTLKFVVDEMVCSTNLSLGMYPGLTHGAISALHAHGSDELKKTYLEKLISGEWTGTMCLTEPQCGTDLGLIRTRATPNDDGSYALEGTKIWITGGEHDLVDNILHLVLAKLPGAPDTTKGISLFVVPKFLPDSGERNPAFCGGLEHKMGIKGSATCVMNFEGAKGWLVGDPNDGMRAMFTMMNEARLMVGMQGLGLAEMAYQESLGFARERLQSRSLSGPKNPDGPADPIIVHPDVRRMLMRQKVLNEGMRALALFAGHQLDLSVAHPDETVQESADDLVQLLTPVVKSFLTDEGFNNANTGLQVLGGSGFTTDWPLEQLVRDGRIARIYEGTNGIQAMDLVGRKLSLKGGQLVRTLFGTLSGYLKDNPEAPHREELKNAMKALESATMWLASNAPKDPEQAGAAATPYLRLMALTVIGYLWSRMANVANEQLAAGEGNKPLLESKVVSARFFFEKLLPETDWLLSDIQSGKDSLMAFSDDHWAS, from the coding sequence ATGCAATACCAGGCTCCGGCGAATGACCTTCGCTTTCTGTTGTTTGATGTATTGGGCGCAGATCGGCTGCATGAGCTGGAAAAATACGCCGATGCCACCCCGGACCTCATTTCTGCGGTTATCGACGAGGCTGGAAAGCTCGCTGCGGAAGTCATCCAGCCCACCAATCAGGCCGGCGATCGTGAGGGCTGTACCTACGACCCTGAAACCCGCTCGGTGAAAACCCCCGACTGTTTCAAGGACGCCTACAAGAAATTCGTTGAGGGCGGCTGGACCGCGCTGGACGCGCCACTTGAATACGGCGGTCAGGGTCTGCCCCACACACTGAAGTTTGTGGTGGATGAAATGGTGTGCTCCACCAACTTGTCCCTGGGCATGTACCCGGGCCTGACCCACGGCGCCATCAGCGCCCTGCACGCCCACGGTTCTGACGAACTGAAAAAGACCTATCTGGAGAAGCTGATTTCCGGCGAGTGGACGGGCACCATGTGCCTCACAGAGCCACAGTGCGGCACTGACCTGGGCCTGATTCGCACCCGCGCGACGCCGAACGATGACGGCAGCTACGCCCTCGAAGGCACCAAGATCTGGATAACCGGCGGCGAACACGACCTGGTGGACAACATCCTGCACCTGGTTCTGGCCAAACTGCCCGGGGCACCGGACACCACCAAGGGCATTTCGCTGTTTGTGGTTCCCAAGTTCCTGCCGGATTCCGGGGAGCGCAACCCGGCCTTCTGTGGCGGTCTCGAGCACAAGATGGGCATCAAGGGCTCTGCCACCTGTGTCATGAACTTCGAAGGTGCCAAGGGCTGGCTTGTCGGCGACCCGAATGATGGCATGCGTGCCATGTTCACCATGATGAACGAGGCACGCCTGATGGTTGGCATGCAGGGCCTGGGCCTGGCAGAAATGGCCTACCAGGAAAGCCTCGGCTTTGCCCGTGAGCGCCTGCAGAGCCGTTCACTGAGCGGCCCGAAAAACCCTGATGGCCCTGCTGATCCGATCATCGTGCACCCGGATGTGCGCCGGATGCTGATGCGCCAGAAAGTCCTGAACGAAGGCATGCGTGCCCTGGCCCTGTTTGCCGGCCACCAGCTGGATCTTTCGGTCGCCCATCCGGATGAAACCGTACAGGAATCCGCGGACGATCTGGTTCAACTGCTCACCCCGGTGGTGAAGTCGTTCCTGACGGACGAAGGCTTCAACAACGCCAACACCGGGCTGCAGGTACTGGGTGGTTCCGGCTTCACTACCGACTGGCCGCTGGAGCAACTGGTGCGGGACGGCCGGATTGCCCGGATCTACGAGGGCACCAACGGTATTCAGGCCATGGATCTTGTGGGCCGTAAGCTGAGCCTGAAAGGCGGTCAGCTGGTACGCACTCTGTTTGGCACCCTGAGCGGATACCTGAAAGACAACCCGGAAGCGCCGCACCGCGAAGAGCTGAAGAACGCGATGAAGGCACTTGAGAGCGCCACCATGTGGCTGGCCAGCAATGCACCGAAAGATCCGGAGCAGGCGGGCGCTGCCGCAACTCCGTATCTGCGCTTGATGGCGCTGACGGTCATCGGTTACCTCTGGTCCCGGATGGCCAACGTGGCCAATGAGCAACTTGCCGCCGGCGAAGGCAACAAGCCACTACTGGAAAGCAAAGTTGTATCTGCGCGCTTCTTTTTCGAAAAACTGCTGCCCGAAACAGACTGGCTGCTCAGTGACATTCAGAGCGGCAAGGACAGCCTGATGGCGTTCTCGGACGACCACTGGGCATCATGA
- the tcdA gene encoding tRNA cyclic N6-threonylcarbamoyladenosine(37) synthase TcdA codes for MNADDYAFRFGGIERLYGRRALEAFRHANIAVVGLGGVGSWAAEALARSGVGTITLIDMDDVCVSNTNRQLHALEGQYGRTKTDAMADRLRAINPDADIRVHFGFLTTKNVSELINDGMTGVIDAIDSVKAKAALIAHCQRRKIPLVSAGGAGGQIDPTQIQVADLSKTTQDPLLAKVRNLLRREYSFSRNPKRRFGIEAVYSLEQLTYPAGDGEVCHQKPATDGPVRLDCASGFGAASPVTASFGLFAASRVLNRIARRANQ; via the coding sequence ATGAACGCCGACGATTACGCTTTCCGCTTTGGCGGCATCGAACGACTCTACGGGCGCCGGGCCCTGGAAGCCTTTCGTCACGCCAATATTGCCGTGGTCGGTCTTGGCGGGGTCGGGTCCTGGGCCGCTGAAGCCCTGGCCCGAAGCGGCGTTGGTACCATCACCCTGATCGACATGGACGATGTCTGTGTGTCCAACACCAACCGGCAGCTCCATGCTCTCGAAGGTCAGTACGGGCGCACTAAAACCGACGCCATGGCTGATCGGCTGCGGGCCATCAACCCGGACGCAGACATTCGGGTACATTTCGGTTTTCTGACCACCAAAAATGTCAGCGAACTTATCAACGACGGCATGACCGGCGTCATCGACGCCATCGACAGCGTCAAGGCCAAGGCCGCACTGATTGCCCACTGCCAGCGCCGGAAAATTCCGCTGGTGTCTGCCGGTGGCGCGGGGGGACAGATCGATCCTACCCAGATCCAGGTGGCCGACCTCAGCAAGACCACCCAGGACCCACTATTGGCCAAGGTTCGAAACCTGCTGCGGCGGGAATACAGCTTTTCAAGGAATCCAAAGCGTCGCTTTGGCATTGAGGCCGTATACTCCCTCGAGCAGCTGACGTATCCTGCCGGAGACGGGGAAGTGTGCCATCAAAAACCTGCCACCGACGGCCCGGTGCGCCTGGATTGCGCCTCCGGATTTGGCGCCGCCAGCCCGGTGACCGCCAGCTTCGGTTTATTTGCGGCTTCCCGAGTCCTGAACCGGATTGCCCGGCGCGCCAACCAATAG